The following are encoded in a window of Methanobrevibacter sp. genomic DNA:
- a CDS encoding 4Fe-4S double cluster binding domain-containing protein: MPLSIELKKHLKEHGATEVGFADITNFTPREGLNSGVVFYISYPKEIIRNMENAPTKEYLYELIDLNTRLDALGMLCEEYLIDKGYDAYAQTKKRLGGDFGPYNSFELPHKTIATRAGLGWIGKSALFTTLKYGSALRLSSVITNAPLEIGEPVLKSKCGKCMICRDACPGGAISGINWNYKLKRNEFYDDKKCERYALVVSEENLGKADTVCGKCIYACPFTQKYIKRE, from the coding sequence ATGCCCCTATCAATTGAATTGAAAAAACATTTAAAAGAACATGGTGCAACAGAGGTAGGCTTTGCAGACATAACGAATTTTACACCAAGAGAAGGATTGAATTCAGGTGTCGTATTTTACATCAGCTACCCCAAGGAAATTATCAGAAATATGGAAAATGCACCGACCAAAGAGTATCTCTACGAGTTGATAGACTTAAATACTCGATTGGATGCACTTGGGATGCTTTGTGAAGAGTATTTGATTGATAAGGGATATGATGCATATGCCCAAACAAAAAAGAGACTGGGTGGTGATTTTGGACCATATAACTCCTTTGAATTGCCTCATAAGACAATAGCTACCCGTGCAGGGCTCGGATGGATTGGAAAGTCTGCACTTTTTACTACATTAAAATATGGATCTGCCTTAAGATTGTCATCAGTTATAACAAATGCTCCTTTGGAAATTGGAGAGCCGGTTCTCAAATCCAAATGCGGCAAGTGCATGATCTGCAGGGATGCATGTCCCGGTGGAGCAATAAGCGGCATAAACTGGAATTACAAACTTAAAAGAAACGAGTTCTACGATGACAAGAAGTGTGAAAGGTACGCTTTGGTAGTCTCTGAGGAAAACCTGGGAAAAGCGGATACAGTATGCGGAAAATGTATTTATGCCTGCCCATTCACTCAAAAGTATATAAAAAGAGAATAA
- a CDS encoding GNAT family N-acetyltransferase, with product MKVNIKELNKDSNDLMEVREFLFKMIKKEFGYDYVPEWHQDVMNLDEYYINPERNAFFVAYSEDGEIIGTIGIRAYDKNFEQFKHLYSNETTSSIWRLFVDRRYRRCGLASKMFSVAENFAKDSGYRDIYLHTHKNLDGALRFWTKMGFVVTLDQGDELETVHMEKYIKKLEISPQASILTYTLKI from the coding sequence ATGAAAGTCAATATTAAGGAGTTAAATAAGGATTCAAATGATCTAATGGAAGTTAGGGAATTCTTATTTAAAATGATCAAAAAGGAGTTTGGATACGATTATGTACCTGAATGGCATCAAGATGTTATGAATCTGGATGAGTATTATATCAATCCTGAAAGGAATGCCTTTTTTGTTGCTTACAGCGAAGATGGTGAAATCATAGGTACAATCGGCATAAGGGCCTATGACAAGAATTTCGAACAGTTCAAGCATTTGTACTCAAATGAGACCACATCAAGCATCTGGAGACTTTTTGTTGATAGAAGATACAGACGCTGTGGCTTGGCTTCCAAGATGTTCAGTGTAGCTGAAAACTTTGCAAAGGATAGCGGTTACAGGGACATTTACTTGCATACCCATAAGAACTTGGATGGAGCCTTAAGGTTCTGGACCAAAATGGGTTTCGTTGTTACTTTAGATCAAGGTGACGAGCTTGAGACTGTCCATATGGAAAAATACATTAAGAAATTAGAGATTTCACCACAGGCAAGCATCTTAACCTATACATTGAAAATTTAA
- a CDS encoding ABC transporter permease, whose amino-acid sequence MLTFIEMEFLKLKRSKIFLLSILMAALPALLMYIATFAFDEVQAFESLFTNVNMYMSVLFAVLLFAIIMAYLFGREYNEHTLKSMLTVPISRGKFLMSKYAMFLIWIIILTAVTSVSTAIFGFAAGLTGFTLKLFVDSFSQLLFANLLLFLTFSPFVFISLFVTNMVPAMVGGASLTLVNLLVYGQSWAPYVPWVCPYLIASGEIAEYSVNILTPYALIFVTFLIGLIISYVYFTKKDVPL is encoded by the coding sequence ATGCTTACTTTTATCGAAATGGAATTTCTAAAGCTTAAGAGGTCAAAGATATTCTTATTGAGCATTCTTATGGCAGCATTGCCTGCACTTCTAATGTATATAGCAACCTTTGCCTTTGATGAGGTTCAGGCCTTTGAATCATTGTTCACCAATGTGAACATGTACATGTCAGTATTGTTTGCAGTCTTGCTCTTTGCAATAATCATGGCTTACCTTTTCGGCAGGGAATATAATGAGCATACATTGAAATCCATGTTGACCGTGCCGATATCAAGAGGAAAATTCCTGATGTCCAAATATGCAATGTTCCTGATTTGGATCATCATCCTGACTGCTGTAACAAGCGTATCTACAGCAATTTTTGGTTTTGCAGCCGGGTTGACAGGATTCACATTGAAGCTCTTTGTAGATAGCTTTTCACAATTGTTGTTTGCAAATCTTTTATTGTTCTTGACATTTTCACCATTTGTATTCATTTCATTATTCGTTACAAATATGGTTCCTGCAATGGTGGGTGGTGCAAGCCTAACCTTGGTGAACCTGTTGGTTTACGGCCAAAGCTGGGCTCCTTATGTTCCTTGGGTATGTCCTTATCTTATTGCTTCTGGTGAGATAGCTGAGTATAGTGTAAATATTTTGACTCCTTATGCTTTAATATTCGTTACTTTCCTAATAGGACTAATAATTTCTTATGTTTACTTTACTAAAAAGGATGTTCCTCTTTAA
- a CDS encoding ABC transporter ATP-binding protein has translation MTDYIIETTNLSKRYSKNLVVDSIDMHVEKGKIYGLLGKNGAGKTTTMCMLLNLVYPSGGEILLFGKDPQKYSKEVYSNIGSIIETPGFYENLTAYENLKVIAKLRGNYNPLNVKMVLEMVNLDHETDKKFKDYSLGMKQRLGIAAAIMHNPELLILDEPINGLDPFGIKEIRDLLKKLSCEYGVTILISSHILSEIENIADVIGFMDEGVMIEELTRDELHRRLKKYVEFEVSDIDLAIELLKKTGFEENRDYCFRRNLGEYIDDLDSNNDSDKNTIGGTIHLLSNLNLREDFNALFVRSGINVRKVNLCEENLEEFFTRIISNT, from the coding sequence GTGACTGATTATATTATTGAAACTACTAACTTATCCAAAAGGTATTCAAAAAACCTGGTTGTGGATTCAATAGATATGCATGTTGAAAAGGGAAAGATTTATGGTCTTTTAGGAAAGAATGGGGCTGGAAAAACCACTACAATGTGCATGCTATTGAATCTAGTATATCCTAGTGGAGGTGAAATACTTCTTTTTGGAAAAGACCCTCAGAAATATTCGAAGGAAGTCTATTCAAACATAGGTTCAATCATTGAAACCCCAGGATTCTATGAGAATCTGACTGCCTATGAGAACTTGAAAGTCATTGCCAAGCTTAGGGGAAACTATAATCCTCTAAATGTTAAGATGGTTCTTGAGATGGTCAATCTGGACCATGAGACAGACAAGAAGTTCAAGGATTATTCATTGGGAATGAAGCAGCGATTGGGAATAGCCGCTGCAATCATGCATAATCCTGAGCTCTTGATTCTGGATGAGCCAATCAATGGCCTTGATCCATTTGGAATCAAGGAAATCAGGGATTTGCTTAAGAAATTGTCCTGTGAATATGGAGTGACCATCCTGATTTCAAGCCATATCCTAAGTGAGATAGAAAACATTGCGGATGTGATAGGATTTATGGATGAAGGTGTGATGATTGAAGAGCTCACAAGGGATGAATTGCATAGAAGATTAAAGAAATATGTTGAATTCGAGGTTTCAGACATTGATTTGGCAATTGAGCTTCTGAAGAAAACAGGGTTCGAGGAAAATAGGGATTACTGTTTCAGAAGGAATTTAGGTGAATATATTGATGATTTGGATTCCAATAATGATAGTGATAAAAACACCATTGGGGGAACCATTCATTTACTCTCAAATTTGAATTTAAGAGAGGATTTCAATGCATTGTTTGTTCGTTCCGGAATCAATGTCAGAAAGGTGAATCTGTGTGAAGAGAACTTGGAGGAATTCTTTACTAGAATCATCTCCAATACATAA
- a CDS encoding 4Fe-4S binding protein yields the protein MKDRIEKEANDNFTKSLAKYTFQTRFFLSRLTRKSRIIKKIADKLLFEDNEMFVLPNKSAVNKTKRARITANIEINQSFQKDDSEFVPSEIIKEAIKEAKNIFIMNKCLCRSSAGCQDYPHDFGCIFLGPATKKIASKYGKTASVEEALEHVDTADKLGLSHLIGRNKIDSVFMNVGPKEELLTICHCCPCCCLWKIIPDLDDDISNKIKRLEDVKVNTQNENCRMCKKCLGDDVCIANAISIENGKITIDQDKCLGCGHCVQACQFDGIELNYSQKSVDSVLNRIGELVDYKK from the coding sequence ATGAAGGACAGAATAGAAAAAGAAGCTAATGATAATTTCACCAAATCATTAGCCAAATACACATTCCAAACAAGATTTTTCCTTTCACGGTTAACCAGAAAGTCAAGAATAATTAAGAAAATAGCGGATAAACTCCTTTTTGAAGATAATGAAATGTTTGTCCTTCCGAATAAGAGCGCAGTTAATAAGACTAAAAGAGCTAGAATCACTGCAAACATTGAAATCAACCAAAGCTTCCAGAAAGATGACTCTGAATTTGTACCAAGCGAAATCATAAAGGAAGCGATAAAGGAAGCCAAAAACATTTTCATCATGAACAAATGTCTTTGCAGAAGCTCTGCAGGTTGCCAAGATTACCCTCATGACTTTGGATGTATCTTCTTAGGGCCTGCAACTAAAAAAATAGCTTCAAAATATGGAAAAACAGCAAGTGTTGAAGAAGCTTTAGAACATGTTGATACAGCAGACAAGCTAGGATTAAGCCATCTGATTGGAAGAAATAAAATAGATAGCGTATTCATGAATGTGGGGCCAAAAGAGGAACTGCTGACAATTTGCCATTGCTGCCCTTGCTGCTGTTTATGGAAAATCATTCCGGATTTGGACGATGACATCAGCAATAAGATAAAAAGACTTGAAGATGTTAAAGTAAATACCCAAAACGAAAATTGCAGAATGTGTAAAAAATGTTTAGGTGATGATGTGTGCATTGCAAATGCAATCAGTATCGAAAATGGCAAAATCACTATAGATCAAGACAAATGTCTTGGCTGTGGCCATTGCGTCCAAGCATGCCAATTTGATGGAATTGAATTGAATTACAGCCAAAAATCAGTTGATTCCGTATTGAATAGAATTGGAGAATTGGTTGATTATAAAAAATAA
- the hisA gene encoding 1-(5-phosphoribosyl)-5-[(5-phosphoribosylamino)methylideneamino]imidazole-4-carboxamide isomerase codes for MSFQENKMLIMPAVDIKNGKCVQLVQGEPGTELVIIENPEKVAKKWEDLGAEVVHVIDLDGALESTTNIETIRKVLDEVSVPIQLGGGIRSMEYAEELLNLDIDRLIIGTMGIKNPETISKLSDEYGSERVMISLDSKDNKVVIKGWKEKIDKSATEISKEFQDLGAGSILFTNVDVEGLLGGFYVDPVIDLVNSVDIPVVYSGGVTSLDDLKQLQATGAKGVVIGSALYKDKINLVDALKYQDIK; via the coding sequence ATGTCATTTCAAGAGAACAAAATGCTGATCATGCCTGCTGTAGACATTAAGAATGGAAAATGCGTGCAGCTGGTGCAAGGAGAACCTGGAACCGAGCTGGTAATTATCGAAAACCCAGAGAAAGTAGCTAAGAAATGGGAAGATTTAGGTGCGGAAGTTGTCCATGTAATCGACTTGGACGGCGCACTTGAAAGCACAACAAACATTGAAACCATTAGGAAAGTGCTTGATGAAGTCTCAGTTCCCATTCAACTTGGGGGAGGCATAAGAAGCATGGAATATGCAGAAGAGCTCTTGAACTTGGATATTGACAGACTGATTATCGGAACCATGGGAATCAAGAATCCGGAAACCATAAGTAAACTATCTGATGAATATGGCTCTGAAAGAGTGATGATCTCCCTTGACAGCAAGGACAATAAGGTTGTCATAAAGGGTTGGAAGGAAAAGATAGACAAGTCTGCAACTGAAATAAGCAAGGAATTCCAGGATCTTGGTGCAGGAAGCATCCTGTTTACAAATGTTGATGTGGAAGGACTCCTTGGAGGATTCTATGTGGACCCTGTTATTGACCTTGTCAATTCCGTAGACATTCCAGTGGTTTACTCAGGAGGAGTAACCAGCTTGGACGACTTGAAGCAGCTCCAGGCAACTGGCGCAAAGGGAGTCGTAATCGGTTCAGCATTATACAAGGATAAAATCAATCTTGTTGATGCATTGAAATACCAAGACATTAAATAA
- a CDS encoding FAD synthase, with protein MKVMATGAFDLLHPGHGLYLEKAKELGGEDAVLVVVIAKDSTVKKKKRIPVIDENQRLEMIKYLKPVDEAYLGYDGDMFKIVEEIQPDIIAIGSDQNHDIAKLQEQLDKRGIKAVAKRVKEYRVGELDSTCKIINRIKHSELEEKNLDCTNVINDD; from the coding sequence ATGAAAGTAATGGCAACAGGAGCATTTGACTTATTGCATCCGGGACATGGATTGTATCTTGAGAAAGCAAAGGAATTGGGCGGAGAAGATGCAGTTCTTGTTGTGGTGATAGCCAAAGATTCAACAGTTAAGAAGAAAAAAAGAATTCCTGTTATTGATGAAAACCAGAGATTGGAAATGATCAAATACTTAAAGCCTGTTGATGAGGCTTATCTTGGATATGATGGGGATATGTTCAAGATTGTTGAAGAGATCCAACCGGACATTATAGCCATTGGCTCAGACCAAAACCATGACATTGCAAAGCTTCAGGAACAATTGGACAAAAGAGGAATCAAGGCAGTGGCTAAAAGGGTTAAGGAGTACAGGGTAGGAGAGCTTGACAGTACTTGCAAGATAATCAATAGAATAAAGCATTCCGAATTGGAAGAGAAGAATTTGGATTGTACCAATGTGATTAATGACGATTAA
- the argC gene encoding N-acetyl-gamma-glutamyl-phosphate reductase: MVSVAIVGGSGYTGGELIRLLSAHPEVEIVDITSRQFEGTPVHKVHPHIRGTDLVFRNKKPSELDADIIFTATPHGASMKIVPDLLETGAKVIDLSGDYRFNDIDVYEKWYGIEHTSDLKGVFGLPEIHREEIKDATLLANPGCFVTGAILSGYPLSKAKLADRMIFDSKTGVSGAGVNPTTSTHYPNIGDNVNPYKVTQHRHMPEIQQELGAFSDVKVSFTPHLVPVIRGILTTNHCFLVDGADVTSEEVLDIYKETYKGEPFIQILEDGEIPRLSSVRGSNYAQIGCFEIDETGRLVIISAIDNLVKGASGQAIHNMNIMCGFDEKTGLDFFGMHP, from the coding sequence ATGGTAAGTGTAGCAATTGTAGGTGGAAGCGGATATACTGGAGGAGAACTGATCAGATTACTTTCAGCTCACCCGGAAGTTGAAATAGTGGACATTACCTCAAGACAGTTTGAAGGAACTCCAGTCCACAAGGTCCATCCACATATCAGAGGAACCGATTTGGTATTCAGAAACAAGAAGCCAAGCGAATTGGATGCAGACATTATCTTTACAGCAACTCCACATGGAGCCTCAATGAAAATCGTTCCGGATTTGCTTGAAACCGGAGCTAAAGTCATTGACTTAAGTGGGGACTACAGATTCAATGACATTGACGTTTATGAGAAATGGTATGGAATTGAACATACCTCTGACTTGAAAGGAGTTTTCGGACTTCCTGAAATCCACAGAGAGGAAATCAAGGATGCAACCTTGCTTGCAAACCCAGGATGCTTTGTAACAGGAGCAATTCTTTCAGGATACCCATTGTCAAAGGCAAAGCTTGCAGACAGAATGATTTTCGATTCCAAGACTGGAGTAAGCGGTGCTGGAGTAAACCCAACCACTTCAACCCATTATCCAAACATTGGGGACAATGTGAACCCATATAAGGTAACCCAACATAGGCATATGCCGGAGATTCAACAGGAATTAGGTGCATTTTCAGATGTCAAGGTTTCCTTTACACCTCATTTAGTGCCTGTAATCAGAGGAATACTTACCACCAACCACTGTTTCCTAGTTGATGGAGCAGATGTGACAAGTGAAGAGGTATTGGATATCTACAAGGAAACCTATAAAGGTGAACCATTCATTCAAATATTGGAAGATGGTGAAATTCCACGCTTAAGCAGCGTAAGGGGATCAAATTATGCTCAAATCGGCTGCTTCGAAATCGATGAAACCGGCAGATTGGTCATCATTTCAGCCATTGACAACTTGGTTAAAGGAGCATCAGGCCAGGCCATCCATAACATGAACATCATGTGCGGATTTGATGAAAAAACCGGTTTGGACTTCTTTGGAATGCACCCATAA
- a CDS encoding flavodoxin, with amino-acid sequence MERIILYYSEGGKTKVVAETLALNLRCDICQIKDLKRRDGIVNRLSSAVDAFRETKTEIYPPTLDLEEYDTIYIGTPTWANNPTPAIITLIDRCDLRGKDIVLFTTSNSSEGETTLGKMEMKVRARGARVVQQFNLKVKDKSPKQLQRDTNSLFVTLDLDLY; translated from the coding sequence ATGGAAAGGATAATATTATACTATTCAGAAGGAGGAAAGACAAAGGTAGTTGCAGAAACACTTGCACTTAATCTAAGATGCGATATCTGTCAAATCAAGGACTTGAAGAGACGTGACGGAATCGTGAATAGATTGAGTTCAGCTGTTGATGCATTTAGAGAAACCAAAACAGAAATCTATCCTCCGACTCTTGATCTTGAAGAATATGATACTATTTACATAGGCACTCCTACTTGGGCAAACAATCCTACCCCTGCTATAATTACACTGATTGACAGATGCGACTTGCGAGGAAAGGATATTGTACTCTTCACCACCAGTAATAGCTCTGAAGGAGAAACCACCTTGGGAAAAATGGAAATGAAGGTAAGGGCAAGAGGTGCAAGGGTAGTCCAGCAATTCAATCTAAAAGTCAAGGACAAAAGTCCTAAACAACTCCAAAGGGATACTAATAGCCTATTTGTAACATTGGATTTAGACTTATACTGA
- a CDS encoding protein translocase subunit SecF, whose translation MLEKMMENHKILIAIPIILALLSLVLIGFNGLEQGVDLKGGSIAELKLIGSVTPSELEDTLDAKLDTNNIKVTNNGNNKVTVELENNINSSTFTSAINGKAKVISYNEIGPVLSEEAMEQIYIAMIFAFLFMAITVFIVFREPVPSVAIILAALCDILIALGGMSIFKIPLSIASVGALLMLIGYSVDTDILLTTRLLKRREGTVESRAKNAMYTGLTMSFAAIAAMAILFIVTKLIMPEATTLSNISAVLVIGLIGDILSTWLMNLGILKTYIDWRQGKKQEKYNVGSSSSKSSKSSKGEKSSDEKKSKLGLKDKLKKRAEVEDDEVMNKIQEELEKIDNMEESEAMDIPKESSSKKSKKQKSGKKGNKRKAKKQKGKGGK comes from the coding sequence ATGTTAGAGAAAATGATGGAAAACCACAAGATCCTCATTGCAATCCCTATTATTCTTGCACTTTTATCATTGGTTCTTATAGGCTTCAATGGCCTGGAACAAGGCGTTGACTTAAAGGGAGGTTCAATAGCTGAATTGAAACTAATCGGTTCTGTCACTCCTAGCGAACTGGAAGACACCCTTGATGCAAAACTGGACACCAACAATATAAAAGTGACAAATAATGGAAACAATAAGGTTACTGTGGAACTGGAAAACAATATCAATTCAAGTACATTTACAAGCGCCATAAATGGAAAGGCAAAGGTCATCAGCTATAATGAAATCGGTCCTGTCTTAAGTGAAGAGGCAATGGAACAAATCTATATCGCTATGATTTTTGCATTCCTGTTCATGGCAATTACCGTGTTTATTGTATTTAGAGAACCTGTGCCATCTGTAGCAATCATCCTTGCAGCATTGTGTGATATACTCATTGCTCTTGGTGGAATGTCAATATTCAAGATTCCACTGTCAATAGCATCTGTAGGTGCATTATTAATGCTTATTGGGTACAGTGTGGATACAGATATTCTTCTTACCACAAGACTTTTGAAAAGAAGAGAAGGAACTGTTGAAAGCAGAGCTAAAAACGCTATGTATACCGGTTTGACCATGTCATTTGCTGCAATAGCTGCAATGGCAATTCTGTTCATAGTCACCAAGCTTATCATGCCGGAAGCAACTACATTAAGCAATATTTCTGCAGTACTGGTAATCGGATTGATTGGAGACATTCTTTCAACTTGGCTGATGAACTTGGGAATTCTTAAGACCTACATCGATTGGAGACAAGGCAAAAAGCAAGAAAAGTATAATGTAGGTTCATCATCATCCAAATCTTCAAAATCTTCAAAAGGAGAAAAATCTTCAGATGAGAAAAAATCCAAATTAGGTCTTAAAGACAAACTCAAGAAGAGAGCGGAAGTTGAAGATGATGAAGTGATGAACAAGATTCAGGAAGAGCTTGAAAAAATAGACAATATGGAAGAATCCGAAGCAATGGATATTCCAAAGGAATCTTCAAGCAAAAAGTCCAAGAAGCAAAAATCCGGTAAGAAAGGCAATAAGCGTAAAGCTAAAAAGCAAAAAGGAAAAGGAGGGAAATAA
- a CDS encoding preprotein translocase subunit SecD, with translation MASDLSKFFKDRQVIILLVFLIISILSISFLGVEQGLDLKGGSSIQLQLEHPVNDSTMKIVTSVLDKRLNLYGVSDVKVRSSGDQMVIVEMAGKTPEEVERLIGNPGIFEAKIDNVTVLTGSDVASVEAPVVGESGEWHVPFTLTTEGAKNFAELAKGKGGHEVVMYLDGKQIDEHPPQLSEGLASGEPVAEVEVTGSAADVETAKEESNTVFTVLKTGSLPVKIHTIGSNTVSPELGQQFAQGALIAGLLAILGIALVVYIRYRRAFLAIPILITTISEIIIILGVASIIHWNIDLAAIAGLIASVGTGVDDQIIITDEVLHHDDENTRHRRTRTQMNVKNALFIIFASAGTLIAAMLPLAYVGFARGSSGIGTIAGFAFTTIIGVLIGVFITRPAYAKFIEIFLK, from the coding sequence ATGGCAAGTGATTTATCAAAATTCTTTAAAGATAGACAAGTAATTATCCTCTTAGTATTCCTCATAATCAGTATCTTAAGCATTAGCTTCCTTGGAGTTGAACAGGGACTAGACTTGAAAGGTGGATCTTCCATTCAACTGCAACTGGAACATCCTGTCAATGACAGTACAATGAAGATTGTAACTTCCGTTTTGGATAAGAGGCTTAACCTTTACGGTGTAAGCGATGTAAAGGTAAGGTCAAGCGGAGACCAGATGGTCATAGTTGAAATGGCTGGAAAGACACCTGAAGAGGTGGAGCGACTGATTGGAAATCCTGGTATCTTTGAAGCCAAGATAGACAACGTGACCGTTCTTACAGGTAGTGATGTCGCTTCTGTTGAAGCACCGGTTGTTGGAGAATCCGGAGAATGGCATGTGCCTTTCACACTGACAACAGAAGGGGCAAAGAACTTTGCAGAGCTTGCCAAGGGAAAAGGCGGACATGAAGTTGTAATGTATCTGGATGGAAAGCAGATTGATGAGCATCCTCCACAACTTTCTGAAGGTCTCGCAAGTGGAGAACCTGTGGCTGAAGTTGAAGTGACAGGAAGCGCAGCTGACGTTGAAACCGCAAAAGAGGAATCCAATACAGTATTTACTGTATTGAAAACCGGGTCATTGCCTGTGAAGATTCATACAATCGGTTCCAATACAGTTTCACCTGAATTAGGTCAACAGTTTGCACAAGGTGCCTTGATTGCAGGACTCCTTGCAATACTCGGTATTGCATTAGTTGTATACATCAGATACAGAAGGGCATTCCTAGCAATTCCAATATTGATTACAACAATTTCTGAGATAATAATTATCTTAGGAGTGGCTTCAATTATCCATTGGAATATAGACCTTGCGGCAATTGCCGGTTTGATTGCATCTGTAGGTACTGGGGTGGACGACCAGATCATCATTACAGATGAGGTATTGCACCACGATGATGAAAACACAAGACACAGAAGAACCAGAACCCAAATGAATGTAAAGAATGCATTGTTCATTATCTTCGCATCTGCAGGAACATTGATTGCAGCAATGCTCCCACTTGCATACGTTGGATTTGCAAGAGGAAGCAGCGGTATCGGTACCATCGCAGGTTTCGCATTCACTACAATCATAGGGGTATTGATTGGTGTATTCATCACAAGACCGGCTTATGCTAAATTCATTGAAATATTCCTAAAATAA
- a CDS encoding GMC family oxidoreductase, with protein sequence MVVIIGSGAGGSIIAMELAKAKIPVTILERGPYIKSKDSYEYYDMKYYDKRLKNTNSLDLLKTTCIGGSTIVAAGNGVRILEDEFKDLGIDISDEYDKVEELLGVHQMDDDHIGKGTQLFIDSANELGFDAIRMPKFMRDEDCKPCGKCSFGCPRDAKWSGKDFIDIAVENGAELITEAEVTKVIFSDKKITGVEYIKDNAKETIDSDLVILCAGAVDSAVILQKSGIDAGNKLFFDPFVSVGGVLKDIGYNSEVQMNGLAIGKEYILAPHFSSFIAKYLKESNPDVEDKDILSIMVKVEDDMVGSVDADGNVFKFNTIDDIRRLAQGCAAAGSILEKAGVDPTTMTSTIFRGAHPGGTAAIGDVVDKNLKTEIDGLYVGDASVIPMSPGKPPILLILALALRLANHLIEEVI encoded by the coding sequence ATGGTTGTAATAATAGGTTCCGGTGCTGGAGGATCAATAATTGCCATGGAACTTGCAAAGGCAAAGATTCCAGTGACAATTTTGGAAAGGGGACCATACATAAAAAGCAAGGACTCATATGAATATTATGACATGAAATACTACGATAAGCGCTTGAAGAATACAAACAGTCTCGACTTATTGAAGACCACTTGTATTGGAGGGTCAACAATCGTAGCTGCAGGAAACGGAGTAAGAATCCTTGAAGATGAATTCAAGGATCTTGGAATAGACATATCCGATGAATATGACAAGGTGGAGGAATTGCTTGGAGTTCATCAGATGGATGATGACCACATTGGAAAGGGAACACAACTCTTCATAGACTCTGCAAATGAATTGGGATTCGATGCAATAAGAATGCCTAAGTTCATGAGAGATGAAGACTGCAAGCCTTGCGGCAAATGTTCATTCGGCTGTCCAAGAGATGCGAAATGGAGCGGAAAGGACTTTATTGACATTGCAGTGGAAAACGGTGCAGAGCTGATTACCGAAGCGGAAGTGACCAAAGTAATCTTTTCTGATAAGAAAATCACTGGCGTGGAATACATTAAGGACAATGCAAAAGAAACTATTGACTCAGACCTTGTAATTCTATGTGCAGGAGCAGTTGATTCAGCGGTAATCCTTCAAAAATCAGGAATTGATGCAGGAAACAAGCTGTTCTTTGACCCATTTGTAAGTGTTGGAGGAGTCTTGAAAGACATAGGATATAATTCAGAGGTTCAGATGAATGGGCTTGCCATAGGAAAGGAATACATCCTGGCACCTCACTTCTCATCATTTATTGCCAAATACCTAAAGGAATCAAACCCAGATGTTGAAGATAAGGATATCCTAAGCATAATGGTTAAGGTTGAGGATGATATGGTGGGAAGCGTTGACGCAGATGGAAATGTGTTCAAGTTCAATACAATCGATGACATCAGAAGGCTGGCTCAGGGATGTGCTGCAGCAGGTTCAATACTTGAGAAGGCAGGAGTCGATCCAACTACCATGACTTCAACAATATTCAGGGGAGCCCACCCTGGAGGAACCGCAGCAATCGGAGATGTGGTTGACAAGAACCTAAAAACAGAAATCGATGGATTGTATGTTGGAGATGCAAGCGTAATTCCAATGTCTCCTGGAAAGCCACCAATATTATTAATTTTAGCATTGGCCTTAAGATTGGCCAATCATTTGATTGAAGAAGTTATTTAA